The nucleotide window aaaactgtaaaaagcacattttggctatttaatttactcaatggtgaaaaaaatttggcaaaatacatggagaaaaacacaaaaaaaaatgttcggtaatcggccttcggcccattGTTTAATTTTAtctggcttcggccaagaattttcatttgggtGCATCCCTAGTGGTTTTAATTATTACTGTACTATTTGTTTTCACATAGCGTCAATATTTTGGTGTATAAATTAGGACAGGTAGATTTTAGAACTTCTATCATTAATTATAAAACATTGGTTTAGTCCTGACCTCTAATACAAAACATTAATTTGATGTATTAAATCAAGCATGTCTAGCATTTGAAAATCACCTGAATTTTGGTGAAGATCAGACTAAATTATTACAGTGTAAGAAATGATAAACGGACATGAACTGTCAGTGGTTTagttttttggtaacactttacaataaggttcattagttaacattagttaaccacattagttaacatgaactaataatgaactgcacttatacagcatttattaatctttgttaatgttaatttcaacatttactaatacgttattaaaatcttgttaacattagttaatgcagtgtgaactaacatgaacaaacaatgaacaactgtatttccgttaactaatgttaataaagattagtaaatagagtaactaatgtattgctcatggttagttagttagtacattaactactGTTTAACTAAtgtaccttattgtaaagtgttaccattttttttttcattcattatttcatcatttattatatcagttGATGAATATTTTCATTTGACTCGCCAATATACTCCAGACGCTCATGCAGTCTCACCGTTTGTCTGTATTCTCTGATCATTTTGAGTTTGCCCTCTCCTCCCTTGCTTTCCTCTTTCTGCTCAATGCTGCTGATGATCCTCCAGGAGGCTCGTCGAGCTCCAATCACGTTCTTATACGCCACGGACAACAGGTTTCTCTCCTCTACTGTGAGCTCTGTGTCCTTTCCTGCGACGTTCTTCATAGACTCCACCATTTCTGAAACACAGAGAAGATTCATCCTAATGATACAAAGGAACCCCTTCGGCAAAGAAAGTTCAACTTCGGACATTAAACAAGAAAGTTAAGGTCCAACGTAGTCATTTCAGATATCATAAATGTCTGTAGCAGATGCTAGCTTATTACTAGGGTTTAAGGAAAAGTACACACTCATTTAGCCCAAGACATTTTACTTCTGCTGTATAAATGAAATTCTGAGTAACTGTTAAAGTCTCAATGGCATGGAAATAGCAAAGATCTTTTCTTCCATACATACATATAGATCAACCAATAATTGGTTTTACCAATATTTTTTCTGATATTTAACCATTTTTCCATAATCGGATATCAGCTTTATAATACAGGATCCACCGATTAATGGAAATTtgctttaattaattacatttatttaacaaaTATGCTTAAAATGTAGTTTAAGCTTGGCCCTAAGAAATAAACGTATTGATTCACGTAATCTTTCAAGTTAAATCATGTCCAAAAGACATAACTTACTATGAATTCAATTAAGTCTTGAATGAGCGCATGTTGGAAATAAAACCAAATTTATTTCTCTCTCTGTCTTGCGCTCAGTTGCATATTGGTTACTGGGCacataaaaatgcaaataatcAGTATCtatttcataaataaagttaacATTTATTAACAAATATACACTTACCTAATATTTTTTCTACTCACTAACTATGTCtgagctttttgttttgttttgttttgttttgtgttaaaCTGAAACATATTGTTAAGGCTTCTAAGCTGAAGCGCTATGTTGAAATGctgaggaaataaaaaaaaaataaagtaaactttgGTTGCTGTCATCTAATCATCTAAGTGGTTTATGTCACATATACTATATAGATTATAAAAATATTCAAActcaatttttaaagctttttaatagggtttgtcaaggtaaCAGAACCTTCAAGTTCTCTATTATCCAAAATATCTCAATGGCCCATAAAAAAATGCACAGAATGcaatgttaaaatgtattttttttttctaaaaaagggGGAAATTATACCTCTTATTAGCCCCCCGTGTCATATTTAATGCACCAAAGAAAATGACATGagaaagtgaccctggaccacaaaactagttatgagtgttaattttgttaattgagatttacacatcatctgaaagctttctatttatgtatggtttgctaggacaaaacaatatttgacagagatgcaacaatttaaaaatctgaaatctaaaggggtgcaaaaaaaatattattaaaaaatcaaaatactgagaaattgcctttaaagttgttcaaatgaagctcttagcattgcatattactaatcaaagattaagcttttatatatttacactaagaaatttgcaaaatatcttcatgaaacatgacatttgcttaatatcctaatgattttgggcataagagaaaaatctataattttgacccatacaatgtatttttggctattgcaacaaatatacccatgctacttaagactagttttgtgctccagggtctcATATAGGCTATATACGACACATgcatgcaaaatgttatttacatGCATAAATTGAAGTAacacatttacaaaatgtatttgcAATTTGAGTCTATTTGGActgtatattttattacattttcccCAGTGCTTTATGGCATTATCTTCATAAAACgcgatatttacttaatatcccaatgatttttgggcataaaagaaaaattgatcattttgacctatacaatgtatttttggctattgcaacaaatatacccatgctacttaagactagttttgtgcttCAGGGTCTCACATAGGCTAAATATGACACACgcatgcaaaatgttatttacatgcacaaaaactaattttgagaggTTTGAGTCCATTTGGACTGTATATTTTATTACACGCTTTATTGGGCTGTTATCTTCATGAAagatgatatttacttaatatcccaatgattttcgggcataaaagaaaaattgatcattttgacctatacaatatatttttgactattgctacaaatataaccatgcTACTTAAGTCTGGCTTTGTGCTTCAGGGTTTCAAATAGGCTAAATATGATGCATGCACACAAAATGTTACATACATGCACAAAAACTAATTTACACGCATaaagtaaagtaacacatttacAAAATTTTGAGAAGTTTGAGTCCATTTGGACTGTATATTTTATTACATGCTTTATTGGGCTGTTATCTTCATGAAagatgatatttacttaatatcctaatgatttttgggcaaaaatctgtatttttggctatagcggcgatatacccatgctacctaaaactagttttgtggtccagggtcacatatgacctaTATATCCATGTGTAAACATCAACAAAACACTGacataataaaaatattcaaCATATTTGATCAACCCTCATTCAGTTCGTGCAGAACAAACAGCTAGTTTTAGCCTAGTCATTATAGACCAATTATCAGCCTACGTCACACACGCGTCACGCTGGTTCAAGTGCGCATGTCGGTTGCAAAAGACGACCGGAACCGCTATAATGtcccgttccaggcaacccgttactcgtgtttttccgatCTTCTATCAGTGAAAGTGCACCCAAAcgacagtcaaacccgtgacttcccactcgtgaactcgtactagatcgatgtgctcccagttccgagttctgacgtgacatagcccgcaaaaccactatgtcagcacctacgagtgcggtgtttatgcaagagttacacagtgaaaaatagactttaggacaatataacattgcaaacaaattaataataatgtaataataataaatgcgctcaggcagtttggggtgacttgcctggaatgctacaaagatgtgagtcgtgatttgaagtcctgatttacgagttaaaaaacctgcctggaacgcagcgtaAAACCCGAAAGAAAAATCAGAAAATGAAGGAAAGACAACCGTGAAAATGTTGTATTGTGCAGTGGGTAAAGTTACACGGCTAGTCTCGTAAGCTTGGCTACTAACGTTAACAAGTTATAGCGAACTATCCTACTGTCAGTCACTAACGTTAGAATACACTTTTTGTACAGGAGGTCGGTATTCGTCACTTCTGTCTTTTCCTACTCAACTCAACCCAGTGTGAAATAAACAAAGGCAAAgcaaaacttaaatatttgagGTAAATATTGTCTCTTTATTTGCTAAGAGGGATTAAATTGCAGGCATCAAAATTCAGAGAATTTATGGCAAATAATGTCACATCGtgtttgtaaattaatttgttagACATTGATCGTTTTTGTATGTCTGCATTGTGTTGTGAAGCCTGTTGAGGCATGCTTTATACATCTAATTTGCACTTGACTTGATTTGGGTACACGATTACCTCTATGGCAAACGGATCTGTCAGAGCAATCCCACTCACTAACGTTAATTTCGTTGAATAACCATTCTAATCGTtgggtgacaagctgttgtaatatgcggtaaacatttttaaaataacattaatcaaaataatctataataatttaGAATTGAACTGTTTTGTACCATATCCGTGTAATTTCCTATTCGTAAACGCTATGTATcccgggttttctgcaaccaagATGCGCGCGCATCCCGGATGTTTACAAACAGATAATTGGTCTATTGCATCACCTAAAATCTGATCCCAGTCTGATTTAATTCAGATCATTTACAgcaacaaatgaaaacaatatatgATTTGGTgcgttttaaattatttaaaccaCATACTTTTAGATCAAAGTTACCAGATAACTAATTCGACTAGCTGGTCAAATACCAAATTAACCATTCACAGATTTTACAGAACAGCTCTTCGCCATGTAAACACAGACCAACATTTACTTTAGGTTTATTAACAATGGAGGATGGGTTGAGTTAGTCAAGGCCTTTCCAAACAACAGCTCTCCTGGATTTTTCTTCCCATTTCTCCTGGATGTGCGCGACACAGACACGTGTGAATAGCAAGCGCTTATTTTTTGGGTTTATCACACAATTTGTCCAGTAATACGACATTCCTCTGCTCATTGTTGTCCCTCCGATGTAATTTCAATGTGTGACAACACAAATCTACAAAAATATCAACTCACCATCGTATCTCTCGGCTTGTTCTGCTAGTTTAGCCTGGTAAACCAAGTGCTCTCGATCTGCCATGTTTACTGGGGATCGGGAGGAGACGGAAAGGGTGAAAGTAGGAGACGCTGTTTGTTTGTGGAGACGGGTGTAAGAATATGAACAAATATGTTATTTTGGTCTACTTGGTGCAGTAACAGCGGCTTAAAATCCTCGTACCCTACCGGCGACCGACGCTGCTTCTAAATATGGCGACAGAACTCCATCCGGGAAATTCGCTCAGCGATTCCTGCGCATTTCCTTCGCGACGGACGTGGAAACAACTTTGCCTGGTTTTTGTGACGTTCGTACCAAGAGAATAGAAATAAGTGTATGGCAAGACGTTTAATCATTAAATCTTCAGTAGTCTTAAATTAGTTTTACTGGTCAAATGATGGTCGATGATGACAAGAtaataaactaccagtcaaaagtctctgaacagtaagatttttaatgtttaaaaacaaattttaatgttttttttttaaaggagtagttcactttcataacaaaaatgcacagataatgtactcacccccttgtcatccaagatgtccatgtctttctttcttcagtcgtaaagaaacggCCTTTTTAAGGAATAAAaagtccatataatggacttctatggtgcccccgagtttgaacttcctgaattcagcttcaaagggctctaaatgatcccagccgaggaagaagggtttttagatattttctaaaaacatttacaacttatatgtgaccctggaccacaaaaccagtcataaggttaaattttacaaaactgagatgtatacatcatatgaatactcaataaataagctttctattggtgtatggtttgttatgataggaccatatttggccgagatacatctattttaaaatcaggaatctgagggtgcaaaaaaatctaaatactgagaaaatcacctttaaagttctccaaattaggttcttaacaatgcatattactaatcaaaaattacatttttatatatttacagtaggaattttacaaagaatcatcatggaacatgatctttacttaatttcctaatgatttttggcataaaagaaaaatctaaaattttgacccatgcattgtatttttggctattgctacaaatataccccagcgacttaagactggttttgtggtccagggtcacatatactttttaatctcaaacgcttgtcttgccgagctagacacgatgagcatttgaggttaaaaagtatatacatttttattttgttttagaaaataacccactgttttgctagataagacccttcttcctcggctgtgatcgtttagagctctttgaagctgcaatctggaagttcaaactctggggcaccatagaagtccattatatggagagaaatcctgaaatgttttactcaaaaaattgaagaaagaaagacatgaacatcttggatgacaagggggtgagtaaattatatgtaattttttgttctattACTcctttaagaagtctcttctactcactaaacctgcatctatttgattttgaaatatttttactatttacaataactgttttctattctaatatttttttttaaatgtaatttattcctgtgatttcaaagctaaatttttagcaacattactccagtttttagtgtcacatgatccttcaagaaatcattttaatatgctgatttactgctcagaaacatttattgttgttaaaaacagctgagtagacttttcaggtttctttgatgaatagaaagttcagaagaactgcatttatctgaaatagaaaccttttgtaacattacaaatgtctttatcatcacttttgatcaatttaaagcctcCTTCTTTCATTTCTTTCCACCCAGAAAAtttactccaagcttttgaatggtgtataatgttaaaaaagcgttttatttcagataaattctgatctttgaatcttagtcatcaaagaatcctgaataaaatgcactcaactgttttaaatattgatgaaaataatcataacaatgaATGTTttgtgaacagcaaatcagcatattagaatgaaggatcaagtgatactgaagactggagtaatgatactgaaaattcagctttgatcacaggaataaatttcattttaatatatattcaaatagaaagccgttctattaaatagtaaaaatatttcacaatattactgcttttgttgtattttgaatcaaataaatgcaggcttggtgagcagaagagattcttTAAAAAACGTCAGAGTATATTTGTCATAATTTACAATGAATTAAGCTATTTTGTTATATTtccatttgaaaatatttacatttttaaaatagccTATCTACAAGTTAGTTTTTACTACCCATGTAGAACTGTAATTCAAGATGTCTAATTGAAATATTAGTAAAAATTCTTAGTTCGAGATATGCAAATGATTACTATTAAAGATATCGAGAATGTATTTTTGGTACCTGAAACTAATACATTGCAATTCAAAACTAGTTTGAGTAGTCAAAACTTAATAGACATTTTAAATTTGAAGTCTTAATTATTAATTGTCATTTACAGGTTAAAGGTAACCCCAACCCTATGTAGTCTTACACCTCTATATGCAAGTATAATGTTATATGGCAAGCCAAATGATCATTTAATGCTTTGGTCTGACAATCTATAATTATGTCTTCAATAGTTACAACTGAGTTTTGGGAAGTTAAAATGGTCATTAGAGAAAATCATTATAAAGAAAAAAGTTATGAAAACATTAAACATGGTACAAAATATCAATAAGTACATTTTGACTAGTCAAGAATGAATTTAAGTTAACTGTAAATTAAAATGACTAGTAATTCATATTTACATGAAATATGATTTTAAAATTCAATGTTAAAAAATCTGGATCCGACCATAAAATCTATgcataaactgcattttgaaagtagCAAGAAAAACAGTGAAGGTGTGGTTAATGTTTCCCATGTCagttttaatttgattttcatgtaagaaaaataaggttgaaatctgataatgataataataagaagaataaagCCCAAGAGCACTGAAAAAACACTGTAATatatttatcatatatatatatataagggatagctcacccaaaaagaaaattcagacatcatttactcaacctgaTGTTACCTGATATTATTATTTGATGTTTGGACATCAAAATGTTAAATCATATTTTAAGCTCCCATTGCCAGATTTTTCCAGAATGCACCAATtttagaaaaatgtatacatggtaaaatgtataaaatggaTGCAAGAAATTTAAAAGGAGAAAAAGGTTAAGTGAAAACCTTGCTATTAAATTCTCTATTCATCCTTTCTGGCAGATTAAGTAAGTCTGAAACCAAATGGTCTGTCATTTCTTCTTGGTAATTTATCTAAATTAATTTAACAAATCAATGCAAAAGCAAAACAGAAGTTAACCCACTGCAAATTTATTTAGAGCAAAAAAAGATGTGTTGTTTTTCATAAAGATGATCCTTGCCCTTTCACTTGTCATCTCTGATGAGGTACTAAGTTGCACCTATTGACATAAGAACATTTTCATCAAGAAcggttttatttttcatattttccaAATATTAATTCAATAAAGACATTATTTACCCTAGTAGTCCTCTACCAGACCACTGCTTCGGGGTCAAATTAAGATGCACCTCCAGTCCACTTCGAAGTAGCCCAACACGCAGGGATTTCTACAGTAAACAGAAATAGGAGAATAGTCCATCAAGACAAAATTAAACTGAATCATGTTGTACATAAACAGAAATGTAAAGTATTAAAAAAGAATAAGTAAATGCACTACAGTTTTAAACTTAAAGGAAAAAGGTTGGAGTTCCAACAAACCCCTTCACTGTGCTGGACAACAGAAGCGATGTCACGCAGATTCCTGAAGTTTTGTGTATTTACGGAGCCAAACTCTATAATCTCATCACCAACTCGCAAACCCTACAAACAGAAGAAAACAGAAATCAGTGAAACGGTTTTTCCCCATGAAATATCAGCTATTAACAAATAGCCACTTTGTAAATGCTGAACACAGGCTCAATAAAGCGACCATTTCATTGCATTTGGGACTGAAAACTACTACATgcgcagtgttgtttttgacaaccatcttagatttagtcatagtcttagtcttttggactaaaatgcttattagttttagtcaaattttagtcacttctatatgtgatagttttagtccaattttagtcgacgaaaagtcaaaaaggttttagtctagttttagtcaaaaaaggggaaaaagtagtcttttaacaaattaatgtaggtcagtaattattttgctgttgggtagtgtcacttgtaagatctgaaaatagcagatctatatttcaacacaatgtgagcttccggatcaactattttcaccaataattacaataatgaaggaatgttttaaaacataaaagacaaacaaggatggaatgttaaaacggcttgccatagcggcagatacgttttaggttatgattggcatgcacaataagcagaaatgtcatgcattttaaacgtctgacggaccatccactaacattttcgtctattctcgtctcgtcaacgaaaactcacacacgtctcgtcatgttttagtcatcaacgagccatttttatctcgtcatcgtctcgttatcgtcatgaaaaaagtggcgtcaacgaaatgatttcgtcatcgtcatcgttgacgaaaacaacactgtacgtgcgactatgaaatgaacatgcatttttaaacaaatcaagTCAATGAGTCAAtgtcccattcataaagacagttacttgttttattcctgaacactgcaaaaaaaatgtgtttcttACTTACTTAGATTacttagccaaaatatctaaaaattcttaaattaagaaggattttttagacgagtaaaaattattttcttgttttcagaatttaaaaataagtgagtttttgcttagaacaagtacacaaaaaaacttatttcaagcagaaaactaaattatttttcttaccccaatggcagattatttggcttgtttcaagcaaaaacacacttaattttgaccctttttttcagaaaacaacaatttttacttatctagaaaataaaaaatacttttttttttttttttggctggaaacaagctaaataaagtaaaagctttttttgcagtggaatcagccgttcaaacaaatcaaataaattatatGATTCAGTagttaaatcagtgacttgctgccacctactggcagatttagtttaatCTTTTCTATCAttgaaaacatttaatatttctgtattcaaaattttatatttaaaacattaatctcaacatgaatttatgattttggTTGCACTCATGCCATCTCTGaacctcattaaacatgaaaatacacctacaagccacttttatgctcttctgtgccacctttatagtacaaattaattttgctaatactgatttcatttgaattgtaacttattctacttgttcttattctgttttataattataaaatgtaaaaagcgtaaaaaatattttttgtgtgtaaaaAATTAGACATTAAAGAtgacattttttaataaagaaaatgcCATTACgaaagtaaaaacaaaattcccctttaaatcactttaaggagtaaAATATCATCTCGTAACGGGAAGGCtcatttttttaatcagttttttgattagaaggtgcttctaaaattttgactgtgctccttaACTCTTTCAGTtctcctaaaaagaaaagtaagcatagagccctgGTACATCTGTTTTAATCTCTCTAGTTGCATCTTTAGTGTGTGCATAGGCTCAAAAAACAATTAAGTACTaacatgaaattaaataaaacttgCAATGAGCAACTTTGAAGAACACAGCTAACATAATCAATATAATGTATCATTTTAAATATACAGGATCTGTGTGTCAACAAGACACAGCATTTACAAGTTGCAACCTATTTTACTTACATAATGTTGCATGTTTATTtacaagtttttaatttttaattttcaagCTAGAAGTGGCACAAACTTACAGCCTGAAAAGCAGGGGAGCCCTGTGTTACGGCATCCACCAGTGCAAACGGAGTTGGCAGAGACGCAGCCGGCTCAGTGACTTCCATCTTTGTCTCATCCTTCTCTTGTTTGCCTCTTGCTGTTGCATGCAGCTTATGAAGGGCCTCCTCAATCTCCACCATGATAGTTTTGTGATCATTTTGTAAAccttaaaaaattattaaaaaagaaatcaaaaacATGAAGAGTACCAATAATGGCAAATAATTAGACATTCTTAATATATATGATAATAAAGATagagcagcaaatcggcatatgaataatgatttctgaaggatcatgtgacactgaagactaaaataatgatgctgaaaattcagcttctgcatcacaggaataaattattttttaacatatattacaataggaaacagttattttaaatagtaaatattttacagtttttactgtatttgtaccGGTAATCAAATATCCGTTTTGGTGAGCATATAAGAcaaagattcttttttttttattattattacaaacttTTGACCGGAAGTGTGTACATTTAGAGAGACTGTTGCTTGTGAAGTACTGTAATCAGATTTTGTAACTTTGAGGGGGTTTTCCAGTACAATGACACCAATATTTGACATCCCTTCCACTGTAAATGTGCTGAGTGAACATAAACTTGAGTGCGTAGGATTTCAGGTTGAAATGTAGCAGTAGAGTATAAGggcataatatatgtgaccctggaccacaaaaccagtcttaagtcgctggggtat belongs to Garra rufa chromosome 3, GarRuf1.0, whole genome shotgun sequence and includes:
- the psmd9 gene encoding 26S proteasome non-ATPase regulatory subunit 9 encodes the protein MKMTEENKAVKPGVTEEDVRLLIKRKDDIEEQIKAYYDMLQTSGVGMDGPLVDVEGFPRADVDLYKVRTARHNISCLQNDHKTIMVEIEEALHKLHATARGKQEKDETKMEVTEPAASLPTPFALVDAVTQGSPAFQAGLRVGDEIIEFGSVNTQNFRNLRDIASVVQHSEGKSLRVGLLRSGLEVHLNLTPKQWSGRGLLGCNLVPHQR